From the genome of Oceanidesulfovibrio indonesiensis, one region includes:
- a CDS encoding ABC transporter substrate-binding protein, producing the protein MKRLIVAVLAAALVMAAGIAHAKTLKLAMDADPVSMDPHVQLSGGMLQYSHMVFDPLIRWTKEMDFEPRLAEKWERLDDLTVRFHLRKGVKFHSGNEFTAKDVAWTLDRLKKSQDFKGLFEPFAEPKIVDEYTIDIVTKEPYPLLLNMATYIFPMDSEFYTGTDDSGQPKDAIVKTGPSFANVNESGTGKFIVASREQGVRTVFKVFADYWDTESPGNVSEIVLTPIKENATRVAALLSGDVDFIMPVPPQDLDRLRGSDKVKLVTMTGSRIITFQLNQNRREEFKDPKVREAIVYATNNPGIVEKIMKGFATVAGQQSPEGYLGYNEALTPRFDLDKAKQLMAESNYPDGFTVSMIAPNNRYVNDEKIAEAFVSMMAKIGIKVDLKTMPKAQYWDQFDDQVADIQMIGWHADTEDTANFFEFLLMCPNKETGYGQYNSGNYCNPEVDEIILASQSETDTAKRAEMLQKAEKIVYDDAAYVPLHWQDLSWAGKPNLQIEPIVNVMDFPYFGDLVVE; encoded by the coding sequence ATGAAACGACTGATCGTCGCCGTGCTCGCCGCAGCGCTCGTCATGGCTGCCGGCATTGCGCACGCAAAAACCCTGAAGCTGGCGATGGACGCCGACCCGGTTTCCATGGATCCCCATGTCCAGCTGTCCGGCGGCATGCTCCAGTACTCTCACATGGTGTTCGACCCGCTGATCCGCTGGACCAAGGAGATGGATTTCGAGCCGCGCCTGGCCGAGAAATGGGAGCGCCTCGATGACCTGACCGTGCGCTTCCACCTGCGCAAAGGCGTCAAGTTTCATTCCGGCAACGAGTTCACGGCAAAAGACGTGGCCTGGACCCTGGATCGCCTGAAGAAAAGCCAGGACTTCAAGGGTCTGTTCGAGCCTTTTGCCGAACCCAAGATCGTGGACGAATACACCATCGACATCGTGACCAAGGAGCCCTATCCGCTGCTCCTGAACATGGCCACTTACATCTTCCCCATGGACAGCGAATTCTACACCGGCACGGATGACAGCGGCCAGCCCAAGGACGCCATCGTGAAGACCGGTCCCTCGTTCGCCAACGTCAACGAGTCCGGCACCGGCAAGTTCATCGTCGCCTCGCGCGAACAGGGCGTGCGGACCGTGTTCAAGGTGTTCGCAGACTACTGGGACACTGAGTCTCCGGGCAACGTGTCCGAGATCGTGCTGACTCCCATCAAGGAAAACGCCACCCGCGTGGCCGCGCTGCTCTCCGGCGACGTGGACTTCATCATGCCCGTGCCTCCCCAGGACCTGGACCGTCTGCGCGGCAGCGACAAGGTGAAACTCGTGACCATGACCGGCTCGCGCATCATTACTTTCCAGCTCAACCAGAACCGCCGCGAAGAGTTCAAGGATCCCAAAGTCCGCGAGGCCATCGTGTACGCCACGAACAACCCCGGCATCGTGGAAAAGATCATGAAGGGCTTCGCCACTGTGGCCGGCCAGCAGAGCCCCGAGGGCTACCTGGGCTACAACGAAGCGTTGACCCCCCGCTTCGATCTGGACAAGGCCAAGCAGCTGATGGCCGAGTCCAACTACCCGGACGGCTTCACCGTGAGCATGATCGCGCCGAACAACCGCTACGTGAACGACGAAAAAATCGCCGAGGCGTTCGTCTCCATGATGGCCAAGATCGGCATCAAGGTTGACCTGAAGACCATGCCCAAGGCGCAGTACTGGGATCAGTTCGACGATCAGGTCGCCGACATCCAGATGATCGGCTGGCACGCCGACACCGAGGACACAGCGAACTTCTTCGAGTTCCTGCTGATGTGCCCCAACAAGGAAACCGGCTACGGCCAGTATAACTCCGGCAACTACTGCAACCCCGAGGTCGACGAGATCATCCTCGCGTCCCAGTCTGAGACGGACACTGCAAAGCGCGCGGAGATGCTTCAGAAGGCCGAGAAGATCGTCTACGACGATGCTGCCTACGTGCCTCTGCACTGGCAGGACCTCTCCTGGGCCGGCAAGCCGAACCTGCAGATCGAGCCCATCGTGAACGTCATGGACTTCCCCTACTTCGGAGACCTCGTCGTCGAGTAG